In Oncorhynchus gorbuscha isolate QuinsamMale2020 ecotype Even-year linkage group LG03, OgorEven_v1.0, whole genome shotgun sequence, the DNA window ctgtcaggttggatgggaagcgttgctgcacagttcaagtccaggctctggctgggccactcaggctctggctgggacattcagagatttgtcccaaagccacttctgcgttttcttggctgtgtgctttgggtcattgtcttgttggaagataaACCTTACTGCACATGCAGGGCATCAttaagtgataatacatcattcacaagtgataatatcgTCACTCATCAGACTATttgaatcttgtctttacatatactaaataatatatgtgtgaaatgtgttatgatttagaatggaccattatcatgcacctgtcggAATAGGTGAGATTTTCCCCGTGgcttattttcatgccagccatgTAGGCTATACTCCTTTTGTAAAttgaagcaatgtgcttaatatttggaaagttgagaaataaatatagtaggcctagcctatagaaagctgattgGATCCTCTTTTTAAAAGAGGCCAAAAAACGGTTTTATCgcgcctatagaaatgttgcgcaatgtGAGCTCATGGGCACTcctgaagtgtttgattagatttttaattacatttgcattgatgtcagtgtgattagagagacagagtgctgagtaccagaaCATTAGCAActggcagttagcaagtttggtactCTACTAATAACCATATGTACCATCAGAGCGCAGTTTTGGAGAAGGTCACGTATTACCGTCACCATAACAGCCCTACCCTAAACCTTAAGtgaacatttctctctctccttacttgtGACAAGTGACGGGGTTAAAGGTGAAGCCAGGTTCAGGTATGGGGGAGAAACCTGCCCCCtgggtggtgccaggtttcctccagacgtgatccTTGGCATTGAGGCCatagagttcaatctttgttttatcagaccagagaatcttgtttctcatggtctgagagtctttagatgccttttagcaaactccaagcgggctgtcatgtgccttttactgaggagaggcttccgtctggccactctaccataaggcttgattggtggagtgctgcagatatggttgtccttctgaaagtctttcccatctccatagaggaactataactctagagctctgtcagagtgacaatcggtgttctttgtcacttccctgaccaaggcctttcttccATGATTACTCAGTTTGATTgcacggccagctctaggaagtgtcttgttGGTTCCCATcctcttctatttaagaatgatggaggccactgtgttcttggggaccttcaattttACAGACattctttggtacccttccccagatctgtgcctcgacaaaatcctgtctcggagctctaaggacaattccttctacctcaagccttggtttttgctctgacatgcgctgtcaactgtgggaccttatatagacaggtgtatacttttccaaatcatgtgcaatcaatttaatttaccacaggtggactccaataaaggtgtagaaacatctaaaggatgatcagtggaaacaggatgcacctgagctcaattttgagcctCATAGCAAAAGGGTCTGAATGTAAATAACGTATTTCTGTTtgtaatttttaatacatttgaaaaagaaaatgtttttcactttgtcattatgggttatagtgtgtagattgatgaggaaaacattgtatttaatccattgtagaataaggctgtaacgtaacaaaatatggaaaaagggaagtggtctgaatactttccgaatgcactgtagcttgCTCACTTCTCGTGTTCTTGGTCGGGATTCGGCAATGATTACTACACGTTTAGATGGCTGGCTagtctaatttaccaatctaaaaatggttagctgacatggctaattgattGACTGTCAGTGTCTGACATAACATGAGAAAATGCACAACTGCTGAAGCAAAACCACATTTCTAAATTGCACCCAGTTTATTCTACTATTCTTACTCTCAATAGTAAGTTGATACCCCAACTGAGTTCCTAAAACTTGTTGTTTCATGAATAAAACAAAGGAGAGAATGTATGATATGTTTTACAGGATCAATCATGCAATCATATTTCACCGTAAAGCATTAGTAAGAAATGTCGCATATGCATGCTCTATCTACATTATGCTAAAAGTGTCTGCTACTGAGTGGTACCAAGGAAAACAAGTCTGCTAGAGGACATGAAAAGCCCAAAATTCACTGCCCCAAAACCTGAGATTACAGTAAAGGCTGGGTTTTCCTGTCATTTCTTGTTCCTATGGTTCAGTGTTACCCCTTTCTGGCATTCACATTGTTTCTTGCAGCTTTGGGGAGTGTTGATCTTGCAGACCTGTTTGACCAGAGTTTCTGACAGATATGTTCTGTTGTTCTCTGTGCCAGCGGAGACCGAACATGCTCAGAGGGTCCCAGGAATGGACGCAGCCCAGCAGATGAAACTGAGGGAGCGACAGCGCTTCTTTGAGGAGGTCTTTCAGCACGATGTGGATGTCTACCTGTCCTCTGCCCACTTGCAGATTCATGACTATAAGAGACGTGAGCGCAGTCAGCATCACACATGTCCATACCCAAGCTCAACCCTTACCTTAGCCATTACCCTAACactagattcatgtccacaccctggctAAACCCTAACACTAAACGTATATTAATGTCGAAACCATGGCTCAACCCGAATACTAAACCTAGATTAATGTCCAAACCATGGCTCAACCCAAACCCTATCCATAACCCTATATCCAAGACCGCACAATTCAAGTACTCGCTTTCTATCACTCGCCATATTACagtgaacaaaaataaataactatcccagaaatgttccatatgcacaaaagcttatttctctcacattttgtgcacaaattgttaacatccctgttagtgagcatttctccttaagccaagataatccatccttacctgacaggtgtggcctaAAACAAAGCAGATTAAATGGCATGATaattatacaggtgcaccttgtgctggggacaataaaaggtcactctaaaatgtgcatctttgttacacaacacaattccgcagatgactcaagttttgagggagtgtgcaattggcatactgatgCAAGATCatttaatgtttatttctctaccataatccgcctccaatgttgttttagagaatttggcagtacgtccaaccggcctcacaaccgcatgtaaccacgccagctcaGGACCTTCACATCCGGCTCCTTCACCTGTGTGATCGTCTGAGGGGAGGGGGtggtatttctgtctgtaataaagccatttcgtggggaaaaactcattctgattcgCTGGGCCTGTACCCCTGcccagccatgtgaaatccatagattagtgtaacgtcgttcgtctgttgtatgaagagagtcagaccgaaatgcagcgtgtaggttactcatgactttaatgaaaataatcgcggtacatgaaataactgtatatgaaaacaacaaacgaaacgtgaaacctattacagcctatctggtgactacaacactaagacatgaacaaacacccacaaaatacaacgcgaaagtcaggctgactaaatacggttctcaatcagagacaacgacaagcacctgactctgattgagaatcgccccaggcagccaagcctaactagacacacccctgatcagccgcaatcccaaataatacaaaccccaatacgaaatacaacatataaacccatgtcacaccctggcctacccaaacatataacaaaaacacaagatataaTGACCGAggcgtgacagaatccccccccctaaggtgcggactccgggacgtacctcaagagcatagggagggtccgggtgggcgtctgtccatggtggcggttctggctcgggacgtggaccccactccataaatgtcctagttcctccccttcgtgtcctgggataatccaccttctccgccgaccatggcctaatagtcctcaccctgatccccacataactgaggagcagctcgggaccgaggggcagctcgggacagagaggcagctcaggacagaggggcatctccggacagaggggcagctcgggacagaggggcagcccgggacagcggggcagctcgggacagaggggcatctcaggacagaggggaagcccggtacagaggggaagctcagtactgagaggaagctcagtactgagaggaagctcaggcaggtagtaggctccggtaaatcctggctggctggtggaactggatgattcaggttgtctggccgatctggcggatcttggcagactggcacttctggcggatcctggcagactggcacttctggtggatcctggcagactggcgacgctgggccgactggcggcgctgggcagactggcggcgctgggcagactggcggcgctgggcagactggcggcgctgggcagactggcggcgctgggccgactgggagcactggcggcgctgggcagactgggagcactggcggagctgggcagactgggagcactggcggagctgggcagactgggagcactggcagagctgggcagactgggagcactggccgcgctgggcagactgggagcactggcggagctgggcagactgggagcactgggcagactgggagcactggccgcgctgggcagactgggagcactgggcagattgggagcactggccgcgctgggcagactcgagactccggcagcgcaggagaggagaaaggctctggctgcgctaaacaggcgggagactccaacagcgcaggagaggagaaaagcgctggctgcgctgaacaggcgaggcgcactggaggcctggtgcgtggtgctggaactggtggtactggcgcgaggacacgcacaggaagcctggtgcggggagctgcaaccggaggactggtgtgtagagttggctctggatagaccggaccgtgcaggcgcactggagctcttgagcaccgagcctgcccaagcttacctggctcgatgcccactctagcccggcccataggaagggctggtatgtgccgcagctggctctgcacccgcactggaaacaccgtgcgcttcatagcataacacggtgcctgcccggtctctctagcccaacagtgagcacagggagtatgcgcaggtctcctacctggcataactattctcccttctagcctccccccaataatttttttgggctgtttttccggcttccaaccgcgttgccgtgctgcctcctcatacctgcgcctctccgctttagctgttTCTATTTCCttcttgggacggcgatattctcccggctgcgcccagggtcctttaccgtctaatatcatctcccaagaccagaagtcctcatattgctgctcctcacaatgaacagggagagtaggctcaggtctgactcctgactcagccactctctctctgcgctttccccgttactttcagttttcgctctgcgcctccgtgctttccttttcgactccatacgtctatagccctcttcgcattgctgtagggaatcccaggcgggctcctgcactcgctctgggtcggccgcccacctgtcgatttcttcccggtctgtgagtggtgggtgtttctgaagagagtcagaccgaaatgcagcgtgtaggttactcatgactttaatgaaaataatcgcggtacatgaaataactgtacatgaaaacaacaaacgaaacgtgaaacctattacagcctatctggtgactacaacactaagagaggaacaaacacccacaaaatacaacgcgaaagtcaggctgactaaatacggttctcaatcagagacaacgacaagcacctgactctgattgagaaaaccccaggcagccaagcctaactagacacacccctaatcagccgcaatcccaaataatacaaaccccaatacgaaatacaacatataaacccatgtcacaccctggcctacccaaacatataacaaaaacacaagatacaatgaccaaggcgtgacaattaggGCCTTAtcaatttcaattgactgatctgcttatatgaactgtaattcagtaaaatctttgacattgctgcatgttgcatttatatttttgttcaatatacacACGTGAAAGTTTCTCAATGTTGCTAAACATTTCCTATGAGAAGTGAAACTGACATTATATGCCTCTAATCAACCTCACGGTTGTCTCTTGGGTTGTTGTTAGCTCCCATTGGCAGTGTCTCGTCCATGGAGGTTAATGTGGACATGCTGGAGCAGATGGACCTCATGGACATCTCTGACCAGGAAGCACTGGATGTCTTCCTCGGCTCTGGAGGGGATGAGGGGGTGCTGGCCTCCTCTCTGCCAGGTAAAGGTGAGTGGAGGGGAGACGCCAGTCTGAGGCCGTCCTATGTTGATAGTGTAGTATTTGGCAGAGTCGAGGCTTTTATCCTCCCCTATACTAGCTGGCAACACTAACTGCAATATTGAGAGTAGCACTGAGAATCTTTTGTCTAATATCCCCTTAATTTTACCTACAGTAGTtcatggaaacaacaacaacgatAAGGTAATCAACCAGGGACGCTCTCTCCACTACACTGACGGTTGTGATGGGAAGTTCCGCGtggcctccacctcctccacctacAGCCAGAACACCAATGAGGACGGACGGGACACCCAAGTCATCCAATCAGATGATGAAGATGTGCATGTCGACACAGTCTTGCTGATGGGATCACCCCCAGGGAAAGATGAAGAGAAGAATCGGTCTATTCTCTCTTCCTAGGCGCCTTCCTTCACTTCCAATATTCCGTAACATTTTGGACTTACTGATGCTTACAAGTATCACTtaaactggacacacacacttccatgGACTGGCAAGACAACTGCCATTTTCCACAGCCTTTTCTTTACTGTTCATTTTGTTTTGCCTGAACTGTACATATAAAGCCAACTCTTCTCCAAGCTTGTCCCCATTTATACTTCTGGAATGTAGATGACAGGACATTCCTTTTTATTTCCTCATTTAGCATCCTATTAAGATCTGGCAATGTGTGGTACTGTTTTGGGAAGGACATTTTTGTGTGTAAGCAGGCTTTACTATACTACAGATCGGAACAACTGAGTGTTAGTAAAAAAGTAATCATCTGTATTAACCAGGTtgaaataaaggttgaataattTATGAAATAAAGATGTAGAgaattaatatttttttttatgtgaGAACTTTTTTTTCTTTAGAGAGAAACATATAAACTGTGCACAACTTTGCCATGCTTTGTAAATATGGCCCTTAGTTCCCATATTCCCTAAAATGttcaaccaacccaaaacacctGCCACAAATAAGGACATATTGTACATAGTGCTTAGTGGTGCTTTAATTTGTTGTCTCTTTCACTTagtctcctcttattctctgacTTAAGGTTTATTTATTTTAACTATGAATAggaataaaaaaataacatttgtttCCTGCAAACAATTATTTTTGTtccttttttgtgtgtgtgtggaggtatTTGTAATGaacaggaggggagacagagagctggtttcaagcgcagggcgttgcaggtgtttattgcaaaggaccacaggaggaggcaggtagctgggtccaggggcaggcagaaggtcatacacagggggtcgaAAAAGGAAACAGTATAAAGGCAAGGAAAAAGCTAgtctgggagatcaggcaataggtagataacaggaaatctgataggctaaagtacagacagggaataggcaaaaggcgtCATCTGTGAGACACGGGAGGCGTAAAATCACGGGAAACCCAGAGCTCCGAAAGACATGTGTCACAAatcaaacaatacctcacagtgatggggtgcagagacctgaactaaatagtgtgagATAATGACATACAGTAAAAATACTTTCACACAACATTTTCACACAATACTGTAacatctgcttccaactcacaccctcaaacacgtagatcccctgaatgcagctcactttcaagcccactttccagctcacactctctaGATCCCCAAAACGCAgttcactttccagcccactttccagctcacactctcaaacacctagatcccctgaacgcagctcactttccagcccactttccagctcacactctcaaacacctatATCCCCAAAACGCAgttcactttccagccc includes these proteins:
- the LOC124020548 gene encoding dysbindin-like isoform X2, giving the protein MSSSGANLHNKRLPSETEHAQRVPGMDAAQQMKLRERQRFFEEVFQHDVDVYLSSAHLQIHDYKRPPIGSVSSMEVNVDMLEQMDLMDISDQEALDVFLGSGGDEGVLASSLPVVHGNNNNDKVINQGRSLHYTDGCDGKFRVASTSSTYSQNTNEDGRDTQVIQSDDEDVHVDTVLLMGSPPGKDEEKNRSILSS
- the LOC124020548 gene encoding dysbindin-like isoform X1; the encoded protein is MSSSGANLHNKRLPSETEHAQRVPGMDAAQQMKLRERQRFFEEVFQHDVDVYLSSAHLQIHDYKRPPIGSVSSMEVNVDMLEQMDLMDISDQEALDVFLGSGGDEGVLASSLPGKVVHGNNNNDKVINQGRSLHYTDGCDGKFRVASTSSTYSQNTNEDGRDTQVIQSDDEDVHVDTVLLMGSPPGKDEEKNRSILSS